The nucleotide window TCGTCAGCCGCTGGACAGGCATTCCCGTCACCAAGATGATGACAGGCGAACGAGAAAAACTGCTGCACTTGGAAGACGTGCTGCACCGCCGCGTCGTCGGGCAGGATGAAGCGGTTCACGTTGTCAGTGACGCCATTATCAGAGCGCGAGCCGGCATTAAAGACCCGAACCGCCCTATCGGCTCGTTTATCTTCCTCGGACCGACCGGCGTCGGCAAGACGGAGCTGGCAAAAACATTGGCCGAATCACTTTTTGATGATGAACGCAATATTATCCGCATCGATATGAGCGAATACATGGAAAAGCACACCGTATCCCGCCTCATCGGAGCGCCTCCCGGCTATGTCGGCTACGACGAAGGCGGTCAGCTGACAGAAGCCGTACGCCGCCGTCCGTACAGTGTCATTCTGCTCGATGAAATCGAAAAAGCGCATCCCGATATCTTCAACGTCCTTTTACAGATCCTTGACGACGGTCGTCTCACCGACGGCAAAGGACGCGTCGTAAACTTTAAAAACACGGTCATCATCATGACCAGTAATCTCGGCTCCCATGAAATTCTGGAACGCGACGACTTTGACGAAGCGGAAAAAGCGGTCCGGGAACTTTTAAAGCAATACTTCCGGCCCGAATTTCTCAACCGCGTAGACGACACCATCGTCTTCAAGGCATTACAAGAACAACAGGTACGCCACATTGCCGGGATCTTACTCCAACGCTTAAGCGACCGCTTGGAAAAACAGGTCAAAGTCACCTTGACGTACAGCGAAAAGGCCCTCGATCAGTTGGCGGCACAAGGCTTCGACGCTCATTTCGGAGCCCGTCCCCTGCGCCGTCTGATTGTCCACACCGTAGAAACAGCGCTCAGTCGCAAGCTCATTGCCGGCGACGTCCGAGAAGGTGACACGGTCTCCATCGATTATGTCGATGACGCCTTTACCTTCACACCGAAGCGCGAAACTGTCTGATTTCCTCTTCCCGAAGGCTCCACCTGCAACTGGAGCCTTCTTTTTATGTCCGTTTTACGCTGTTCGCCGGGAAGAGACTCATGCGTCGGCCCCTGCAAGGTTATTTACAAGAAAGAGAAAAAATTATATAATAAGGCGTAACTTACGAACAGGTGAATATCATGAATACTACGTTGGGTAAACATTTACTTATTGATTTTTATAACTGCCGCTGCGAATTCCATGAACCGGAAGAATTGCGCCCTTTTGTTGAACAGGCGCTGGCAGTCGTAGGCACCGCATTGAACGACATCACATTCTTTCGTCTTGACGAAGAGTTGGTGTGCATGGCTGTTTCAGATCAATCACACATCTGCATTCATGTATACCCCGAACTGGCTTATACGGCTGTCGACATTTACAGCTTCAACAGCGACATCAAAGCCAACCAGATCATGAGTTCCTTAAAGAGCTCCCTCCATTCCGACCGCATCAAGGCAACCAGCGTACGGCGCGGTGATTTCGGCTCGATTCGTGATATGCGTCCTAAACGCAATTCAAAGATTACGGCAGTTCGCCGTGTGAAAAACACGGGAGCCCGCATAAAAAAGACGAGTGCTACCATGCTGAACATTTTGCGGCATCCGAAGCGTACTCACCAATTCCGCAATTTCCGCAAGAAAAATTAACATTCCGAATGGAAAGGTTCTGTATGTATGTACATGTTATCATTACGGCAAGCGGCAGGCATCGCTGCTGAAGAAAAGGACTCCCTCGATTCGATCACGACTGCGCTCCTTGCTTTTATCCAATTAAAAAACCAACGTCTCTACATGCATTCTCTCCAGGTCGCCAATTACAGCGTCAGTATTGCGACCAAATTGGCATTGCCGAAAAGCGAAATAGGCCAAATCAAACACGCCGCACTGTTGCATGACATCGGGATGCTCTTCGTTTCCAATTCGCTCCTGTCCAAGATGCCTTATCTGAACCGCACGGAAAAAGCGACTTATAAACGGCATGCCGCCGCCGGCGGAAACGTCTTGGAAAACATCCCCTGCTGCCAGGATATCGTCCCCTACATCCGCTATCACCATGAGCGGTGGGACGGCTCCGGCTTTCCGAAACACCTCCGCGGCGCCAATATTCCTTTCGGCGCCCGCATCATCGCCGTTGCCGATTATTATGACACGATCATCAACCCGTCGACAGAATTTTGGGCAAAGACGAAACAACAGGCCGTACGCGAGCTGTTCAGCGCCTCCGGTCTGCTCTTTGATCCGGAAATCGTCAAGGCTTTCATTGAAACATTAGGATAATATATACAAAACAGGCACGGTACCCGCCGCAAGGCGAATACCGTGCCTGTTTTCTTTTCGGCCCGTCTGCGAAAAATTACCGCCCTGCTGCCTCTGCCGATCCAAAAACAAAGCGCAGCATATGATCACAGGTATTTTTCAATCTCCCCGACAGTCGGTACGCGGCCGCTTAAAACGACGTTTCCGTCAATCATGAGCGCCGGCGTACGCATAATTCCATAACCGGCAATTGCGGAAAAATCTGTGACATACTGTATATCGGCGTCGATACCGCAATGATTGACAGCTTTTTTTACTGCTTCCAACATTTTTTCACATTTGCTGCAGCCGCCGCCAATAACCTTAATATCCATCTTTCCCCCTCCTTTCCATTTCCATTTTAAGGGCCATCACTCTTTCTTTTATTTCCTGAATCACGGCCAAATACAGGGCATCACTTTTCCCGACCGGATCTACCAAGTCCCAGTTCCGTTTCCATTTTGCAGGATGAACCGGACATTGTACGCCACAGCCCATCGTGATGAGACCATCTAGCGGCGGCAGTTGGTCCAGTGTTTTATTTTTTTGCCCGGCCGCCGCCATGTCGATACCATATACGTTTTTCATGATACGCACTGCGCCGCGATCAAGCTCCGTTGCAATCTCCGTTCCTGCCGAACAGCTTGTAAAAACATCGCCTGCCAAGGTATGGCCGAACGCTTCGGCAATCTGACTGCGACAGGAGTTGCGTATGCAAATAAAGGCTATCCTCGGTTTACTCACAGGTAAATCATCTCCTCATCCGGAGCGCCAGCATCGGTCTGCCGGACAATGCAAAAATGTCTTTTCCGCACTATTCAAACTCCTCTGCACGGGACGGCGAACAACAAGAGGACGCACGCCGTCCGTTTTTGCCGTCACAGCGCAGTGACTCAATGTAATTCCTAAAAGCGGTAACAGTTTCGCAATTCAGCGAGTAATACGTATTTTTCCATTCTTTTCTGGATCTGACCAGATTACACTCTATCAACACCTTCATGTGATGCGAAAGCGTCGGCTGTGTAATACGAAAATATGCCAACAAATCACAGGCGCATAATTCTCCGTCCGTCAACAGCTGAACAATGGTCATTCTGTTGGAATCTCCCAAGGCCTTGCAGATAACTGCGGCATCAACGGCATTCATACAAACACTCCTCACATAAGTACATGCTGAAACAAATTGAACACGTAACCGACGAAAATAATACCGCTGACACAGATGGCGACGAACGTATACAAGAGTTTCGGCTTTACGACCTTCTTCAGCATAATGAGAGAAGGGAGACTCAACGTCGTAACCGCCATCATAAAGCTGAGCACGGGGCCCAGCAAAGCCCCTTTTCCCAGCAACGCCTCCGCAACCGGTATCGTCCCGAAAATATCGGCATACATAGGCACGCCGACCAGCGTAGCCAAGACAACGCCAAAAGGATTATGAACGCCAAGAATTTCTCCGATCACCGCTTCGGGAATCCAATTATGGATCATAGCGCCGACGGCAACACCGGCAAGAATATAGGGAAATACCCGTTGAAAGGTACCGGTCATCTGTTCCCATGCATACCGGCAGCGGTCACTGACA belongs to Megasphaera vaginalis (ex Bordigoni et al. 2020) and includes:
- a CDS encoding S-adenosylmethionine decarboxylase family protein, producing the protein MNTTLGKHLLIDFYNCRCEFHEPEELRPFVEQALAVVGTALNDITFFRLDEELVCMAVSDQSHICIHVYPELAYTAVDIYSFNSDIKANQIMSSLKSSLHSDRIKATSVRRGDFGSIRDMRPKRNSKITAVRRVKNTGARIKKTSATMLNILRHPKRTHQFRNFRKKN
- a CDS encoding HD-GYP domain-containing protein, translating into MYMLSLRQAAGIAAEEKDSLDSITTALLAFIQLKNQRLYMHSLQVANYSVSIATKLALPKSEIGQIKHAALLHDIGMLFVSNSLLSKMPYLNRTEKATYKRHAAAGGNVLENIPCCQDIVPYIRYHHERWDGSGFPKHLRGANIPFGARIIAVADYYDTIINPSTEFWAKTKQQAVRELFSASGLLFDPEIVKAFIETLG
- a CDS encoding low molecular weight phosphatase family protein yields the protein MSKPRIAFICIRNSCRSQIAEAFGHTLAGDVFTSCSAGTEIATELDRGAVRIMKNVYGIDMAAAGQKNKTLDQLPPLDGLITMGCGVQCPVHPAKWKRNWDLVDPVGKSDALYLAVIQEIKERVMALKMEMERRGKDGY
- a CDS encoding ArsR/SmtB family transcription factor, producing MNAVDAAVICKALGDSNRMTIVQLLTDGELCACDLLAYFRITQPTLSHHMKVLIECNLVRSRKEWKNTYYSLNCETVTAFRNYIESLRCDGKNGRRASSCCSPSRAEEFE
- a CDS encoding thioredoxin family protein; this translates as MDIKVIGGGCSKCEKMLEAVKKAVNHCGIDADIQYVTDFSAIAGYGIMRTPALMIDGNVVLSGRVPTVGEIEKYL